The nucleotide window ATCATGCGGTCATCGATGATGAACTCCGCGGGCGGGGCCACCTCGGGCGGCGTGCCTGAAGCATCCGGGGACGGCAGCTCACCGGCCAGAGCGGCCAGGGCGCAGACCTCGGGGCTGGCCAGGATCACGCCCACGTCCTTGCTGCCGGCTCTTCCCTTGAAATTGCGGTTGAACGAGCGAACCGAGACCGAGCCCGTGGGCGGCACCTGCCCCATACCGATACAGGGGCCGCAGGCGCTCTCCAGGATGCGCGCGCCCGAGGCGATCAGGTCTTTCAGCCCGCCGCTGGAGGCGATCATCTCGAACACCTGACGGCTCCCCGGGGTAACCACCAGGCTCACCTCCGGGTGCACCCGCTTGCCGCGCAGGATCGCCGCCGCGGCCATCAGGTCGTGGTAGCTGCTGTTGGTGCAGGAGCCGATACAGACCTGCTGGACTTTAATCCCGGCTTTCTCCGACAGCTTCACCACCGCGTCCGGCGAGTGCGGCATGGCCAGCATCGGCTGAAGCTCGGACAGGTTGATCTCCATATCTTCATCGTACTTGGCATCCGGATCGGGCAGGACCTCGCGCCACACGCTTTCGCGGCCCTGGGCTTTAAGGAATTCCAAGGTGCGCTTGTCCGAGGGAAACACGCTGGTGGTGGCCCCCAGCTCGGCGCCCATGTTGGTGATCGTGGCGCGCTGGGTCACGTCCAGGCTTTCCACCCCGGGGCCGTAGTAGGCCACGATCCGTCCCACGCCGCCCTTTACGGTCAGACGGCGCAGCATTTCGAGGATTACATCCTTGGCCGAGGCCCAGCCCTTGAGCGAGCCGGTCAGCTTGACGCCCAGGATCTTCGGGCAGCTCAGGTGGAAAGCGCCCCCTCCCATGGCCACGGCGATATCCAGCCCGCCCACGCCGATAGCGAGCATCCCGGCCCCGCCCGAGGTGGGGGTGTGGCTGTCCGACCCCAGGAGGACCTGCCCCGGCGCGGAGAACCTTTCCAGGTGCACCTGGTGGCAGATACCGTTGCCGGGGCGGCTGAAATGCGCGCCCACCTTTTTGGCCACGCTCTGGAGGTAGCGGTGGTCATCCGCGTTCTCGGTGCCGGTCTGGAGCATGTTGTGGTCCACGTAGCTGACCGAGAGCTTTGTCTTGACGCGCGGGATGCCCATGGCCTCGAACTGAAGGTAGGCCATGGTGCCGGTGGCGTCCTGGGTCAGGGTCTGGTCCACCCGGATCGCGATCTCGGCGCCGGGAGTGAGCTGGCCCGAGACCAAGTGTTCGCTCAGGATTTTCTGCGGAACGTTGAGGCCCATCGGGTTCTCCTTTATGCAAAGTTCGGCTGCTGAAGTGAACGTTGAGTCCCAGAGCGATACTCTCCGCCCGGACCGGCCATAGTCTATATAATTATTTCTACATTCCGGGCGGAAGGTCAAGCCGGGCCGGGAGAAGATGCGCAATATAACGCAGAAAGCCGGGAAAGGCAAAAGGAGGGCGGCCGGGAGACGTTTTGTGTTGCGGATGGGCGGGTAGGCGGGCCGCGTGAGGTGGCCTGACCGTAATCCTGCTACATACCGACTTTCAACCCCAGCGAGAAATTGTAGAAATGCGCCCGGCTGGCCTGTACTATCCTGCCGAACATTTGCCCGCCCTCCCGGGTTGCGCCGTAGGTGTTCGCAGCCGGGTCCACATGCCGGTACAGACGGTCGTAATCCAGGGCCGCGGTCAGGCTGATCCTGGAGCGCAGCTCCCGCTCCAGGCGCGCCATGCCGAACAGGCCTGGCTCAGCCCCCGGTTCGAACTCCACCAGGATGTCCACATCGCTCTCCGGGCCGAAATCCTCCCGCAGCACCGAGCCGAAGAAAGAGAACCTGCGGATGTGGTTCCGCCGGCAGAAAGCGGTTATTTCATCTGTGTTCAACTTTATCCGAGTCATGCCACTATTCCTGAAAAGACGGAGATTCCGAACTCTCAGATTAAAATCTCATAGTACAAACTAAAGGTCAAGAAATTTTGGCAGTGCTTTGTAAGTACTCGCCATCATTGGGCTGACAGATATTCCATGATCGCATAGTTAGATTTTCTGTTCTGAATTATAACAATCAACATCCTGTCTTGGATTTTCAAATATGTTGGCAGAATATCCTTGCCATGCATGCATAGCTGAAAATAAGCACTGGTGCTTGAAGTGCTGTTGTAAATATATCCCCTATAACGCTCTCCATGCGGGAAAACAATAGTTACATCTCCTTTGCTTACATAATTATAGTTGTTCGAGCCTCTTTTTATCGTAATCGGATGCCTTGTGCTGTTGAAAAACGATTCGTTTAGCTGGAAATTGAACATTATCATAATGACCTCCGCTTCTTTGAACAGATTATTACCTGTTTATCCAATACCCAGCACTTGTAAATGCCTTTCTCACTGCTTCTATTTGCCCATGTGAGGCGCCATTGCTATCAGCAAATCCCATAGCCTCTTCAGTCGCTCTTTTTATCGCCGATTTGTCATTTTTCGATGGCAGAAGGAAACGTTTGGAAGCGCCGCCCTTGAAAGAAATAAGCATGTAATTTTCTGCAATTCTTGCAGTCATTCTTTTCTGGGCAAATCTTGGTCTCGCGATTTCCATCTTTTTCTCCTGTTTTGGATTGTCGATACTAAATACTCTCCTGAGTACAATATCTGGTGTTTCTCCAAATGAACAACGTTTGGCAATTTCATTCCATACTTCCTCAGAAATTCTAATTGTTCTCATAAATTCTCCTTTTGGTCTGGATTTTACTGAAATATAATCACAGAACTCGCAGTAAATCAAGTGTAAAGTAAAAATATTTTATCCACCCCCACGGCACGCGATTTGCAATCTCACCGGTGCAGAAAATAATTCCCCCTTTTTCTTCACCGGAGAACGTCATCTTGTCCAAAATTGTCCGCAAGCTCGGCTGGCTGCGAAAAGTGCGCTGGACCGCCTGGGCTTCCCTTGTCATACTCGGCCTTGTCATGTGCCTGACCGGCGCGGCCCAGGCCCAGGCCCCGGCCGCCGCGCCAACGGGCGGCGGCATGCTTTTCCCCAGCATCAATGTCGGCGTGGGCCAGAGCCATAACCCGCAGGACCTGGCGATCACACTACAGATACTGTTCCTGATGACCCTGCTCTCGCTCGCCCCCTCGATCCTGATCATGATGACCTGCTTTACCCGGATCGTGGTGGTGTTCCACTTTCTGCGCCAGGCCCTGGGCACCCAGGGCATGCCGCCGAATCAGTTACTTATCGGCCTGGCCCTGTTCCTCACTTTCTACATCATGATGCCGGTCTGGACCGAGATCAACGACCGCGCGCTGCAGCCCTACCTGAGGCACGATATAGTCCAGGCCGAGGCGTTCAATCGCGGCCTCAAGCCCATCCGCACCTTCATGCTCAAACAGGTGCGCGAGAAGGATTTATCTCTGTTCGTGTTCATGAGCAAGATGGAAAAGCCCAAGAGCGCGGATGATATCCCCACCCTGACCATCATCCCGGCCTTCATCATCAGCGAGCTGCGTATCGCGTTCCAGATCGGGTTCCTGATCTATCTGCCCTTTATCATGATCGACATGATTGTCTCCAGCGTGCTTCTTTCAATGGGTATGATGATGCTGCCGCCTGTGGTTATCTCCTTGCCGTTCAAGGTGTTGCTGTTCGTGATGGTGGACGGCTGGTACCTGCTGGTGAGCAGCTTGATGCGAAGTTTCAATTAGCGGAGGTGAAGCTTGACCGAGCAGTTCGTTATCCATCTGGGCCGCGAGGTGTTCATGACCTCGGTCCTGGTCGCGGCTCCCATGCTGCTGGCCGGCCTGGTGATCGGCGTGGCGATAAGCATCGTGCAGACCGCCACCTCGATCCAGGAGCAGACCCTGACTTTCATCCCCAAGATTCTGGCCGTGGCCGCGGCGCTGATCCTGTTTTTCCCCTGGATGATGAACACGCTGCTCACGTTCACCGCTGACCTGATCACCAACATTCCCAACTATATCAAGTGAACGCGGCCGCACTGCCCGGCAAAAATGTCCGGCCCGCGGGCAGGGCCTCGAATAAAAGTATACCGGTCACAGGGTTGTAGAACAGTGTACAGGGCAACAGTTGCCGCCAGCCTGACAGCGAAAGCGGCACAGTCGCCCGGAAAGGACTGCCCGGCCGATGTTGCCGGTGGCCGAAATAACGCTCCGTCAGATAGAAATCTACTCGATCATCTTTTTCCGGGTGAGCGGGGTGATTTTCATGCTCCCGTTCTTCGGCTCGGAGAACGTGCCGCGCCTGGTGCGTATCGGGCTGGCCCTGGTGATCACCATGGTGCTGGTTCCCACGATCGACATCGCGCGGGTTACGTTCCCCGACGCCCTGGTGCCCTACGTGGTCATGGTGGCCCGCGAGCTGCTGGTGGGGTTCGTGTTCGGCTACATCGCCACTCTTCTGTTCACTGGAATACAATTTGCGGGAGACCTGTTAGGCTTCCAGATGGGTCTGCGCATAGGCAACATCATCGACCCGATGAGCGAGGAGCAGATTTCGGTCATCGGCTCGATGCAGAACCTGCTGGCAATCCTGATCTACCTGAGCCTGTTCTGGGACCATTTCCTGTTCAAGGCGATGGCGGCCAGTTTCCAGGTGATCCCGCTGGGGGGAGTGGTGCTCAACCCGCGCCTGCCCTCCGAGCTGATCCGCATGAGCGGCGAGGTGTTCGTGATCGCCCTGAAAATGGGGGCGCCGGTGCTGGTGGCGATGCTGCTGGCGGATGTGGCCCTGGGTTTCATCGCCCGGACCGCGCCGCAGATCAACGTCTTCATCATCGGCTTTCCGGTCAAGGTGGGGCTGGGCCTGATCCTGCTGGGGATAAGCCTGCCGTTTTTCGCGTTCGTGTTCGGGCGGTTGGTGGGACGGATGGAGAACGATTTCATGATCGCCCTGCGTCTGATGGGCATGGGATAAGAGGCGATGGCCGAGGAACAGAGCTTTCAGGAAAAGACAGAGGACCCCAGTCAGAAACGGCTGGATGACGCCCGGGAGGAAGGCAACGTACCCCGGTCGGCCGAGCTGTCGAGCGCGATGGTCCTGCTGGCCGGGATAACCGCGCTCTATTTCATCGGCTGGCGGATGTGGCAGGACATGGGCCTGGCCAGCCGCTTCATTTTCATCCACGCCCCCGAGATCGAGCTGACCAGCGACAGCCTGCCGACTTTGGCCCAGGAGTCGGTGCTGTTCTGCATCAAGCTGATGGCGCCCATTTTTGCCCTGGTCATGGTGGTGGGAGTGCTGACCGGGGTGGCGCAGTCCGGGGCGAATTTCACGTTCAAGCCCCTCAGCCCCAAGTTCAGCAAGATGAACCCGCTGGAGGGGATCAAGCGTGCCTTTTTCTCGGCCCGCACCGTGATCGAGCTGGTAAAAAGCCTGCTCAAGGTGACTGTGGTGGCGGGCCTGGCGGCCTGGACCATCCGCGGGATGTTTGTCGACTACATCCCCCTGCTGGACCAGGAGGCGGGGCAGATTTTCCTCTACCTGATGACCCAGATGTTCAAGCTCAGCCTGCGTATCGCCTTTCTGATCCTGGCCATGGCCGTGCTCGATTACCTCTGGCAGCGTTTCGAGCAGCGGCGCAAGCTGCGCATGAGCCGTCAGGAGGTCAAGGAGGAGCGCAAGCAGCAGGAGGGCGACCCGGCGGTCAAGAGCCGTATCCGCTCTATCCAGATGGAGATGGCGCGCAAGCGCATGATGGCGGACGTGAAAGAGGCCGACGTGGTGGTGACCAACCCGACCCACCTGGCCGTGGCGATCAAGTACGACATAGCCACCATGCGCGCCCCGATGGTCCTGGCCAAGGGCGCCCGCCTGGTGGCCGAGAAGATCAAGGAGATCGCCCGGGCCAACGATATCCCGGTGATCGAGAACAAGCCCCTGGCCCAGGCCCTGTTCAAGTCCGTGGACGTGGGCCAGGAGGTCCCGGCCGACCTGTACAAGGCCGTGGCCCAGGTGCTGGCCTACGTGTACCGCCTGAAGAAGAAACGCATCGCCTGAGGCGGAAAGGCTTGCGGGCGTTGAGGCGAGAAGGGCACGGCACGCCGTGCCCCTATAGGAAGAACATATCGGCAGAATCCGGGCGGACACATGGGTCCGCCCCTACGTAGAAGAAGATAAAGTCCCGGAACGAAACGACTGACGGAGCCGGACAGTGGCAAACGCAGCGAAAAAAGGCGGCGGTTTCAGCTTCTCCCACTATAGCGACATCCTGCTCGCAGTGGGGCTGGTGCTGATCCTCGTTGTGATGATCATCCCCATGCCGCCGCTGCTGATGGACCTGATGCTCACCCTGGACATCTCTATCGGGCTGCTGATCCTGGTGGTGGTGCTC belongs to bacterium and includes:
- a CDS encoding aconitate hydratase; translated protein: MGLNVPQKILSEHLVSGQLTPGAEIAIRVDQTLTQDATGTMAYLQFEAMGIPRVKTKLSVSYVDHNMLQTGTENADDHRYLQSVAKKVGAHFSRPGNGICHQVHLERFSAPGQVLLGSDSHTPTSGGAGMLAIGVGGLDIAVAMGGGAFHLSCPKILGVKLTGSLKGWASAKDVILEMLRRLTVKGGVGRIVAYYGPGVESLDVTQRATITNMGAELGATTSVFPSDKRTLEFLKAQGRESVWREVLPDPDAKYDEDMEINLSELQPMLAMPHSPDAVVKLSEKAGIKVQQVCIGSCTNSSYHDLMAAAAILRGKRVHPEVSLVVTPGSRQVFEMIASSGGLKDLIASGARILESACGPCIGMGQVPPTGSVSVRSFNRNFKGRAGSKDVGVILASPEVCALAALAGELPSPDASGTPPEVAPPAEFIIDDRMIEPPAPQGAAVEIVRGPNIQPCPVNTPLADTLQGTVLLLTGDNITTDDILPGGAKVLPLRSNIPKISQYVFNTLDETFPERAKAAGGGFVVGGQNYGQGSSREHAALAPMYLGLKAVLVKSFARIHRSNLINFGILPLTFADENDYTAIKQGDELEISGVRAALEAGREEIAVTDRTSGKTVRALCKLSDYEREVLLAGGLLPLTRSKTA
- a CDS encoding nucleotidyltransferase domain-containing protein translates to MTRIKLNTDEITAFCRRNHIRRFSFFGSVLREDFGPESDVDILVEFEPGAEPGLFGMARLERELRSRISLTAALDYDRLYRHVDPAANTYGATREGGQMFGRIVQASRAHFYNFSLGLKVGM
- the fliP gene encoding flagellar type III secretion system pore protein FliP (The bacterial flagellar biogenesis protein FliP forms a type III secretion system (T3SS)-type pore required for flagellar assembly.), which translates into the protein MSKIVRKLGWLRKVRWTAWASLVILGLVMCLTGAAQAQAPAAAPTGGGMLFPSINVGVGQSHNPQDLAITLQILFLMTLLSLAPSILIMMTCFTRIVVVFHFLRQALGTQGMPPNQLLIGLALFLTFYIMMPVWTEINDRALQPYLRHDIVQAEAFNRGLKPIRTFMLKQVREKDLSLFVFMSKMEKPKSADDIPTLTIIPAFIISELRIAFQIGFLIYLPFIMIDMIVSSVLLSMGMMMLPPVVISLPFKVLLFVMVDGWYLLVSSLMRSFN
- the fliQ gene encoding flagellar biosynthesis protein FliQ, with the protein product MTEQFVIHLGREVFMTSVLVAAPMLLAGLVIGVAISIVQTATSIQEQTLTFIPKILAVAAALILFFPWMMNTLLTFTADLITNIPNYIK
- the fliR gene encoding flagellar type III secretion system protein FliR — encoded protein: MAEITLRQIEIYSIIFFRVSGVIFMLPFFGSENVPRLVRIGLALVITMVLVPTIDIARVTFPDALVPYVVMVARELLVGFVFGYIATLLFTGIQFAGDLLGFQMGLRIGNIIDPMSEEQISVIGSMQNLLAILIYLSLFWDHFLFKAMAASFQVIPLGGVVLNPRLPSELIRMSGEVFVIALKMGAPVLVAMLLADVALGFIARTAPQINVFIIGFPVKVGLGLILLGISLPFFAFVFGRLVGRMENDFMIALRLMGMG
- the flhB gene encoding flagellar biosynthesis protein FlhB → MAEEQSFQEKTEDPSQKRLDDAREEGNVPRSAELSSAMVLLAGITALYFIGWRMWQDMGLASRFIFIHAPEIELTSDSLPTLAQESVLFCIKLMAPIFALVMVVGVLTGVAQSGANFTFKPLSPKFSKMNPLEGIKRAFFSARTVIELVKSLLKVTVVAGLAAWTIRGMFVDYIPLLDQEAGQIFLYLMTQMFKLSLRIAFLILAMAVLDYLWQRFEQRRKLRMSRQEVKEERKQQEGDPAVKSRIRSIQMEMARKRMMADVKEADVVVTNPTHLAVAIKYDIATMRAPMVLAKGARLVAEKIKEIARANDIPVIENKPLAQALFKSVDVGQEVPADLYKAVAQVLAYVYRLKKKRIA